The window AATTCCCCCTCCTCTGTAATTGGCAGTGCTAGTTCAAGTGTGTCCCCGCGGGGGATGACCAGTTCTTTCACGTGGAGTCTGTCATTAGGGTTCTGCCCGACCCCGCCCCCTTTCTTTTTTTGCCTCCCCTTTCCACCGTGTGCAATTGCTCGGAAATCGGCGTCAACTCTAATTGCTGCTTATTAAAAGATGGGGTTAAATATCTGTGACCTGTCCAAGCTTTGTAACATTTtgttgtatttcattatttgccTTTAATCATTAGCCAGAATTTTTCCTCTCTTTTTCCGATGAAAAATCACTACAGATATCATTTCCATTAACTCTGGAGTATAATAGAAACAAGAAGAAAATTCTTGAACATTTACTGTTAACAAAATAATAAGACTCTAAATATCTGAACGGAATAATTTGTCTTTAAGGTTTGATACGTTTTACACGTGTGTATTAAAGTTAAGGTTTATATGTATTTCATGTGTACGAAGACTGGCGATTGGTTTACACGTTCATGTATATTTGGTTGCACGGTCGTGGTTTTCACATAAGCTTTTTACGTGggcaatattattaaaaataattaaatgttaaaatttccgaaaaagtttgatttttttctcaaaaattttgATCGTAATGTTACTTAGAAACTGTCTTTTGTGGCATTATTGTGTTGATGAttgttttgtcattttgttaattttattattttaaatttactgggtgggtgtaaatacaaaatttaatttacaaagAAGATGGAGGAATAAGATatcgcaaatgcccattcggtttagtcgtgaaatacatttttgaatttattttttccaaaaaaatctattaaattataatatgataaaagttTGCAAAATATTGCTGAACAGTGTGTGTTTTACTAATATATCATAGGCCAAGAACTATATGGCTTATATGTAGAAATCTATAAATGTCCTACAAGGTCAGCTTTTTTCGCTTGAAAtctatcattatatttttaaaggttaaaaTAAACGTGCAAACTTTCAAAATATTGCGGAGAAAGTTTTGTTTGGTCAACATAGTGACGGGGAAATTGCATGACCACAAATAAACATATTATCCTTGATGCAGAATATGAAATTTCGTTAGTATTCTCCGTCTCAAGAACCTTGCATTACATGTAAGCATGAGTTTGGAAAGATATTggtcatgaaaaataaaatgtattccaTGACATGAAAATAAATCTACAGGGTATTAGACGACAAAGAAATTATGGCACGATCGTGTTCAAACAGTCTTTAATTGTTTTAGATTCTGAAAAATGCTAATTCATGTTAGTCGCGCGTTCGCTACATAACAAGGATATactattcattattttttcaaagtgataattctgaaaatatgtacatataagaAGGACATTTTTGTTAAGAACAGCCATACATTATTCTTTTTCCGGTTCAATgttatttaattctaaattacgtcatttttaaatttctttattttttttttaaatgtacagaAATTTCAGTCTgcataaaaaaatctaaatttaaaaaaaaaagcatatcGAAGTGTATATTAAAGTGCCtggtatttatatttatctacaaagaaaattaatttttgtgtcATTGATGTTGTAGTCTCACAATAACTGTCATCTTATGACACGATATCCAACGAATGTGTCCAGTTTATAAGAAAAGGAATAAATTGAAAAAGGATAACGAATTAACTCATATTTCgataaattttaacaaatcaatCAGTCGTGATCAACGATGAAAcaaaaatctaattaaaatataactaacgaattaaattatcttttgtagattttaatatTAGCTTTACGAAGGTCACATACACAGAATATAAACACATCATATCCATGAAAACTTCATAAAAAGCACTATTACAAATTTACCGGTAAatcatatcatatcaaaaaGTAAACGAAACTACGCACCACAGCGGTAAAACGCAATGATTCTATAGACAGATAAAAGAGTCCATCTTCAATGCAGAGTTTTCCTAAATCGGAGGCTGGTTTGTGAGTCTTGGTGGTACAGTATTAAACAAGGCCGCCGAGGGCCGCAAACTGGAGGCCGTAGAGATTCTACAACCGCAATGAACTGAACAGGGATGTAAAGCGGTGGAAGCAGAGTGTCTGATAGAATGTCCAAATGTCGGGGAGTAACCGGCAGGTAGAGGCACGGGGAAAGGTGCGGCGCCGTAAAGCGAGGTACCTGCGTGCGGGATATACGCTGACGGCACAGCGGTTGCGTGGTGACGCTGGTTTGATGCAGACGACCGGTATATTTCATCCAGCAGACGTTTCATCTCCTCCACGGATTTGGTTAACGTTTGAATGTAGTTCCTTGCTAGCGTCAGTGTGGCGATTTTGGACAGCTTTCGGACGGACGGTCCCTTGGCGTACGGCATCACTTCCCGGAGACTGTCCATAGCGAGGTTCAGATCGTGCATTCTCTTCCTTTCTCTGCTATTGATCTTGGCGCGTAACTCCGTGATTTCTTCTGCATCGAGTCCGCGCAAAGTGTAACTTGTCTTCCGTTTTTGaggatttttatcttttttcctCATTTCTTCGTTCATCATTTGTTCTTCTTCATCCTCATCATCGTTCACAATGTCCACAAAATCGCAGCTCTCCTCTTCGGAATCCAACATTTTTGTGACTCTTTTTTTTCGTTTCTTTTTCGGTTTATATTTGAATTGAGATCATAACAACAAGCAAATAACAAGTAAAttaaagcatgttttatttgtgGTAATAGAAATACTGTAACCATTTCCCGGGCTGGGCGGGGCCTGCTCACTGGGTTGATTTGTTCAAGTAGCTGAACCCATCACGCCCAACAACAAAAGGCGGTGACGGGTCTTTTTCAATATGCCTAATTTAGACCCCTATTGTCCGGGGGATTCACACCTCTCCTGCATTAAACCGTTTAGTAGCGGTGAACGTCAAATGGTCAAGAAGATCAAACAGCGAGAATTTTGGCGGTGTTAGAGGTTTAAAGTTACCTCGACAAAATTGTGATACAGATTGGTTAGGTGTTAAAACGTAACTGGAAGCCAATCAAACGCACCGTTAATGAGGAAGTCGGACTCTATGGTGTTGTCTGTTTGTCTTTGGGATTAACGGGGAGATGTAGAAACGTTTAAAGGATTAGAATTATTGCTGCTGTCTGTCTACGACATTAAAAACAAGAGTCGTGTTTATACACGATAATATGTATGCATAAGCTTTGAGTTAACAAAAAGGTTCTTGAACACCTACAATTAGAATTacgttgtatatatatatatatatatatatatatatatatatatatatataatatatatatatatatatatatatatatatataagtacaaaatgtattacatttattataataatagaCTTATCCATTTCATTGTGTATATATAACAGTTTTGTGACAGAAAATTTATTCTTAGCCTCGATTGACGCAATCGCCCGGTTTTTGTTTTGGTAATTAAACATATACGAAAGAGATGTGCTATTTTCACTttaagtaaaattcaatttagtAGTTTTGTAATCGTTACATGAACGATTGATAGCTTTGAATGCGCAGATCTggatgtgggggggggggggggcaatctcaatttcatatatgtatatgtttttgaaattatatattttaaatacaaatggaaattttAACCATCTCCTTCGTTTATTAAGAGAAAggaattttttataattttaattttttttttttttttttttttgcctttttaaaaaatcttgtcCATTTTGTAAAGGGGCATGGGTAAGGAGGGGTTTATATACAAATCTGTTTAACTAAGTATATTAAATGTCTTGTTTGCACAATATTTCCAGAAGCAATTAGTAGTGTTTTGGGGGTTCCTGGTAAGATTCCTATCACGCCAAACAATGGAATCCCTCCCAACAAAAGACTGCCGAAATTGAATTGTGATACATTATCTTGGCGCTACACCCGAGTTTTCCTTAATTAGTTAACACAGCAACCAGTTTCCTATCCACGCCATCTTGAGCATTCTGTTTGCTACATAATGTGTGAAATGTGGCACTCTCGACCCACCCACCTGTTCCATTGTGGAGTAATCACCAGTCCCCACGTGTGTACCCCGAAAATAACACCACCGCTGTTGTCCGAGGTTTGGTGGTACTTAAATATCTATGGGGGTTCCTCGGCACCACAACAGCCTAACAGCCAGGCTCTTACAGTTAGCTTCTACCCTCAGGGCAGTCACTGACCACTCTAACTTCTGGGCGTTACCTGGCCCTCCTTGTATAACGAATTCTCCACCCAAGTGCTGGCTATTCTGAAAATACGCTGACGCAGTTAACATTTAGTCAGAGATAATGCAGCTTGTTCAAATTCAGCCCCTGGTCACCAATTTGAGGCTCATCCCATGTGATACTTGCCAATTAGCATGAACGAAGAAAATAGAGTCAAGTTTTGTCTGGGTTTTACTTTTTAGACaaagtataaaacaaaaactgttaatggtttaaaataacaaaataacttGCACAATGAAATTAAGTGACTATCTGAAAATTCAGTTTACAGTTTAAGCATCACGTGGTGTAATggattaaaatcaacaaaatcatGAAGCCTGCTAGCAATAATACCGTTCTGTTTccatttcatatgaaatatcattaacaaAGACCTGtgcttcatgaaaaaaataaaatcaaaatacagtGTTTACCTACagcgtatatatatatatacaagtaaatatatattactcAAACATCCTACAATCTACAAGagatttcattttatatgtacttctcaattttttttacaattgcaAAACATCTCTTAACTATGTGCAATTGTGTATGCATGTTTATAACTCCTCTTTAAGAGAAATAAAACCACTTTTAATCAAACACTATGTACAACTGAATTTGACCTGTTTCAAACACATCTGCTGTTTAACATCCATGAGAGTGGACTGTTCAGTGTTGAAAATGTATGACCAGTAACAAAGTGAATTTCTTGAACCAAATGATTGGTGAATATGATTCTAAACAGACCAATAAAATGTATTGCTCTGTTCTGAAAATATGATTTGGTTTctctttaaattttgttatttggTACTACAGTATatcatgtgcatgtacatgtagaatctGTTGGAATCAAATTTATTCTAAGGAAAAGTAACCATACAGCTAAGGCCAGACAAAGATAGACAACACAGAGGATCTAATATTTGTTCATACCAGTATAATAGTATTATATGGATTCTCTCAGCAAATATTGCTTGATGTCAgagtatgaattttaaaatttagtaattaatGTAGACAGCTTTAAAAAAGACTAAATATCAGTGGAGCATCAGTAAAGGGCAAATATATATAGATTGCAATCAAGGTCACATATACTATGCGGGCTCTATTAGGCACCATTATCATACTGTCTTGTGTTGTTATAATACACCTCACAAACATGGACAATGGTTGGCAGTTAGTTCTCTGTGATCTAGTAGTGTTTGTTGGCCTTATTGCAAGTACAAATATATAAGCAATGCTAACATTCTATCCCCATAAATCTTCAGTCCTTCCAAATTTGAAGATCAGAGAGCTGCAACAAAAAGGAAATGCAATTAGTAAAGTCAAGTTTACACAGTAAAATGGAGTGACAGTGAATCcttataaaacacatatttatgataaaaGTTAAGTAAGTTTCATTTTCCTAATGCCCCGGtaataaaacacattatttataataactagaatttcattaataaagagttaaaaatgtttttcctgGCTACAAATGAGTTTTACTAATATTGGATTAAATTCATCAGCAGGATCAATAATCTAAATGATCTCTTCCTCAAGAAATGAATATCTCTGAAGATATGCTTCAAGAAGAACTCTATAATGTATCAAACTTCCCCATATcatttgatgtttgaaatttgaatttgtgttgcAACTGTATAGCACTATTAAAAGCTGATGTTCCTGGGATAAGTTTCAGGCTAAGGCTTttcaaccatatttttttttaatatatatctatTGAAATTGAACAGCATCTGATAAATCGCAAGACCACAGAAAGAATACAGTACAAGTGAAATATCTAGTATTTGGTTGGATAGTTTCAAATACCTGAAGAATATGAGAGCATTTTGGAGAAAAACAGCCACCCCTGGCCAGTCTGGTATTCCTGCAAGTAATATCAAAGGAGGTATTTTAATATTCTCTACCATAACAAAGATTACAATATATCAGATATAACATATCCTACATACcgtaaattttaagaaatgaaaatctttttttattgtctaattattttaaaagatattttgttttaaatttctcAATGTTTTTGCATCTGCTACTTATTACAATATTTCGGGTGTGAACTTAATTGACCTATTTTATAagatatatcaatatataaacCAGGGTCAGATTCATAAATTAGAAAGCagcttataaaaaattgaaactgTCCAAAGTAATGTTATAATGTGGAATCATTATTATTCTTGGTGACTCAATTTTCgaggtattcgtgggtagccctcacccacaaatttacatcctcgGCGATAACTAATTACAAGCGATTTACTTAGTAGTTTCCTACTAAAACTGAAAAATGACGCAACAACGAAATTATATCTCACCAAATAAGCACAAa is drawn from Crassostrea angulata isolate pt1a10 chromosome 5, ASM2561291v2, whole genome shotgun sequence and contains these coding sequences:
- the LOC128185630 gene encoding oligodendrocyte transcription factor 2-like, which produces MLDSEEESCDFVDIVNDDEDEEEQMMNEEMRKKDKNPQKRKTSYTLRGLDAEEITELRAKINSRERKRMHDLNLAMDSLREVMPYAKGPSVRKLSKIATLTLARNYIQTLTKSVEEMKRLLDEIYRSSASNQRHHATAVPSAYIPHAGTSLYGAAPFPVPLPAGYSPTFGHSIRHSASTALHPCSVHCGCRISTASSLRPSAALFNTVPPRLTNQPPI